In the genome of Candidatus Moraniibacteriota bacterium, one region contains:
- a CDS encoding class II fructose-bisphosphate aldolase family protein: MIANVKDILMQAQEGGYAVGAFNTVNLETTHAILHAASELQSPVIVQMTEKTLDYAGGRAIYHLVRDLAECYYSNIPVGIHLDHGKSYELVERAVDIGFTSVMYDGSRKKYIDNAAMTKRVVDLCHGRDVCVQGELGSVPYIGEASTQTIVWEEYMTDPEEACRFVEETGIDTLAIAIGNAHGFFPERPEPDYARLEKLRRCVRVPIVLHGASDWEEDRVSKVIGLGVSCFNVDTAIRLSFLSQLSQTLAGGDETDIRKALGAARRSAEAAVWKKIESFGSAGKAKGNARKSHSDDVQLDPIAENIQGE; the protein is encoded by the coding sequence ATGATAGCAAACGTAAAGGACATTCTGATGCAGGCTCAGGAAGGCGGATATGCCGTGGGCGCTTTTAATACGGTGAATCTTGAAACAACGCACGCGATTCTCCACGCGGCGTCCGAACTCCAGTCTCCGGTCATTGTGCAGATGACGGAGAAGACGCTGGACTATGCCGGGGGGCGAGCGATTTATCATTTGGTGCGCGACCTCGCGGAGTGTTACTACTCGAATATTCCCGTTGGCATTCATCTTGATCATGGTAAGAGCTATGAGCTGGTTGAGCGGGCGGTTGATATCGGCTTCACATCGGTCATGTACGACGGCTCTCGCAAGAAATATATCGACAATGCCGCGATGACGAAGCGAGTCGTCGATTTGTGTCATGGCCGAGATGTGTGCGTACAGGGCGAGCTCGGCAGTGTTCCTTATATCGGAGAGGCATCAACGCAGACGATTGTCTGGGAAGAATACATGACGGATCCGGAAGAGGCGTGCCGGTTTGTCGAGGAAACGGGTATCGATACGCTGGCTATCGCTATCGGAAATGCCCATGGATTTTTCCCGGAGCGTCCCGAGCCGGACTATGCGCGTCTCGAAAAACTTCGCAGATGTGTCCGTGTGCCGATCGTGCTTCATGGGGCATCGGACTGGGAAGAAGATCGCGTATCCAAAGTGATCGGGCTCGGCGTGTCGTGTTTCAATGTCGATACGGCGATCCGGCTGAGTTTTTTGAGTCAGTTGTCGCAGACCCTCGCAGGTGGCGATGAGACGGATATCCGAAAGGCGCTCGGCGCGGCTCGGCGAAGTGCCGAAGCGGCGGTATGGAAAAAAATCGAATCTTTCGGATCGGCAGGAAAGGCGAAGGGCAATGCGAGAAAGTCACACAGTGACGACGTCCAACTTGATCCGATCGCAGAGAATATCCAGGGGGAATAA
- the tpiA gene encoding triose-phosphate isomerase, whose protein sequence is MKLVSEKENTEYCAALAEELKGLKSKKDVRMILCPSFPFLGDFKKKLPKSVALGVQDVHWEDRGAYTGEVSPASLSDFGISYAIVGHSERREFFGETDDIIAKKLTACLRNTLQPILCVGETAAERATGKTFAVIRRQIESVCAGLSPEAFRRVIIAYEPRWAIGADHTPSSNEILEVLIAIRRTVVELFDRESADALPILYGGSVSAGRAEDIFHTSGLSGVLIGREGLVPREIVKIASLLLKEGKKSE, encoded by the coding sequence ATGAAACTGGTCTCGGAAAAGGAAAATACCGAGTATTGTGCGGCGCTTGCGGAGGAGCTAAAGGGTTTGAAGAGCAAGAAGGATGTGCGCATGATACTGTGTCCGTCGTTTCCGTTTCTTGGGGATTTCAAGAAAAAATTACCAAAAAGCGTGGCACTTGGTGTGCAGGATGTGCACTGGGAAGACCGGGGAGCGTATACGGGTGAAGTGTCGCCGGCTTCGCTTTCTGATTTTGGAATTTCATATGCGATCGTGGGGCACAGTGAACGGCGGGAATTCTTCGGTGAAACGGATGATATTATAGCGAAGAAACTGACTGCTTGTTTGCGAAATACTCTGCAACCGATACTCTGTGTCGGTGAGACGGCGGCGGAGCGGGCGACCGGAAAGACGTTTGCTGTGATACGCCGGCAGATCGAATCGGTGTGTGCCGGTCTTTCTCCGGAAGCATTCAGGCGTGTTATCATAGCGTATGAACCGCGCTGGGCGATCGGCGCCGACCACACTCCTTCCTCGAATGAAATTTTGGAAGTACTGATTGCGATTCGTCGCACTGTTGTAGAACTGTTTGACCGAGAAAGCGCGGATGCGCTCCCGATTCTCTACGGAGGATCGGTATCGGCGGGGCGGGCGGAGGATATTTTCCATACCTCCGGGCTCTCCGGCGTGCTGATTGGTCGGGAAGGTCTTGTGCCGAGAGAGATAGTGAAGATTGCGAGCCTTCTTTTGAAGGAAGGAAAAAAGTCTGAATAA